GGATACTCTGGACTGAGGGTGTACAAGTCAAACCGAACCGACGAACCAAGTTAAACCGATCAAAAAAATCAACTTGTGGTTTGGTTTGGCGTTGAAAAAAATATACCGATCAttgttggtttggtttggtattaatagaaaaaaaagtcaaaccaaaccgacacagtacatatataattttacgttttttatacacaaaaaatattaattataatatgctttgtaagtttttttttttaaaattagtttataactttcgatatttacatatattatttcatatttgggCTTGTAATACTACTTAAAAAATTGACATGTGTTGTTTCTTTTCGTAAGTTTTTGATATGTTTTCCTAAGACAATGTCTTGAAGATGACATTGtacatcttatttttttttatttatttattcaactGTTTTTGAGATGTTATTCAACAATATAATCACATCACACGATCAAGGGAACAACCTTCAATTGAAAACTTCAAGTGCGGCATTAATCACACGATCAAGGGAAAAACTTTTTCAATTTGATCTATTCTTCAATCACACtgtaattgtaaaaaaaaactgaaaccgaaaaaaccgacattagattggtttgatttggtttataagTTTAATAAACATACATAATTggtttagttattttttaatgaaaaaccaaaccaaaccggcTTATGTATACTCGTACTCTGGACCTTATAACTCCATCTAGAGTGGAACCAAAAACATTAAGGGAGTTTTCGCATATAGCCACTCAAAAGTACCTTAATTATActccatagctatagtttgctaattacaattcgtagctaTAATTATAGcagcatttgtataattcgcagtTTTtatataacgtttgtatattttactatacaattgatgcacaacgtttgtataattcactatacaatttgtagtgtttatatatttcgcctatacaattcgattcgaGCACAAAGTTTATataaatcgcgcgaattatacagAACTCAATTGtataatcgcgcgaattatacaaaactcaaactgtaattacacATCGATGTTTGCTgtgagccataattaattcaaactatagctatgttaactaattaactagtatatgtttgcttatccgcgtaattttcccaaaatattACTACATATTATAGAAAAGATTTTACGTGTCATTGAAACGAAGATGTGTAATTGGAGAATGGATATATCTGTGAAAAAACATCTTTTCAATTTGGACAGAGCCAACAATTTTTGCTGCAGTTGAGGAATACATTTACAAGATTGAAACCAAACAAAAGTCCTGGGGAACTCACTAAAAAAACACACCCATCCAACACCGATAAATACAAACAACTAAACGAATGAATACAAAGAGAACCAAAACGACAAATTCATGGAAACGGGGATAAAATTTTTTATCACCAGCATGCCAAATATTGATACCATAATCAGATGTGTTTAACTGAAGGGGGCCATGACAATCTCTTGTGGCTCATACTATCACCTTTTTCTATTTCACTATCTTCTTGAGGCTCACTTTCTTGCCTTCTCAGGCTCCCAACTGCTAAATCATCAAAGCTTGATTCTGTTCTCCATGGGGGAGGAGTTACACAATCAGTATCTCCAAGTGTACTTTGAGAAGGATCATTGCTTGGGGTGGTAGACAAGGAAGAAGAATGACCAACTCTCAAAGCATGCAGTGTTGCAATTGACTCTCTCATAGCAGACATGGCTTCAAAGAATCGGGTGCTAGAAGCCAGAGCAACAGGAATTGGACGAAGCATTTCCTACATTAATTAAAACTTGAATATCAAATGCAACTTGATAAATTGTCTAAAATATTTAACCTTGCTTTTCCTATCCATATATGTGAATTCATGAAGTTCTCTTGCATGTTTCATGCAATAGATCCAAGCATTCCACGGAGTAAAAGTTAATTCAGGGTCTTGAGAAGGAAAATTTTTGTATCCCATGTGTACTTTGAGCTATGTTGCTCGAACTCCTCAAAACATCGACGGGTGCATGTTGGATACTCcaaaaatagtgcatttttggaggatctgacATGGGTGCggcaacatttttggagagtccaaGCAGCATTGACTTTGAGGGTTCCAACTCACCAGTATGCAATAAAACAAGAATGCAAAACTGCGCTAATGATTTCATAAATTCCTATTTCCTTTAATCCTTTTGCAGTTACAACTTCTTGAATCAGTCTTACCTGAGCACACATGCAAACATGTGTTGCTTCTATACGGATTACACACTAAAATCTAGCTGCATCATACATCTCCGACCCTATTTGACAGTTGTAGCTCCTGCTAACTACACCACGTACCATTTTAGTTTTTCCTTATTGAGTTATACAATTTTCTTTCCATCAAAGTGAATGTAGAACTAGAGTGACATGCCTTCCACAAAATGAAACTCAATCTTTTTTGCATCAGACAAATAGGGAATAAAACATGAGCATCATCAAGGACTTGACTGTCACCAGGACAGATATATGCCATTTACTCTTTGCTGATTCAGGAACCCaacatacaaaataaaataatagctTCCATGCAAAACATATTATATACAACATTACGAATTGTAGTGATAacctttaccaaaaaaaaaaattttaaaaatacaacatTACGAATATTGCTTCAAACTCAaaccaaaaaaacaaattagTTTTATTTTGACAACATATGAAGAAAAAGCTAATCAGCAGGATTGAAAAAAAGAAGTGCATACCCCCCATACTGTTGGTGGCTCTTTAAAATTCTGACTCCACTGAAAATCTGTTACAGAGGCTGTTAAAGCACCATAATCACTGGCAGCCCTCATCAGTAATTCCGAAAATTGTTTCTGCACCATTCAATTACATAAGGCATCTATTGGCTCGTCCCGTGTCTGAACGATTAaatgaataattttaaaaagctAAAGACTGGAATAGAAGCATCTGAGTTCTTTCTCTCAGGGATACTTAGAGATGTATCGGTCGAAGTATAACTACTGTGAGTTGGTGTTTTACAAGGTAAATAATGTACAG
The genomic region above belongs to Solanum dulcamara chromosome 5, daSolDulc1.2, whole genome shotgun sequence and contains:
- the LOC129888959 gene encoding AUGMIN subunit 2-like isoform X2; translation: MMGSDSTWVGRKPMRRLGGMSDALSIAAELGFSVPPPSQEEIQNLSTTTGENGDDLIRVLKELTAVQRKIADLQVELQGRKEDKNVAHLTHVSEMEKKIETLQRITTILKDVIQNKDRIIARLQQPYSLDCIPVEAEYQKQFSELLMRAASDYGALTASVTDFQWSQNFKEPPTVWGEMLRPIPVALASSTRFFEAMSAMRESIATLHALRVGHSSSLSTTPSNDPSQSTLGDTDCVTPPPWRTESSFDDLAVGSLRRQESEPQEDSEIEKGDSMSHKRLSWPPSVKHI
- the LOC129888959 gene encoding AUGMIN subunit 2-like isoform X1, giving the protein MMGSDSTWVGRKPMRRLGGMSDALSIAAELGFSVPHPPSQEEIQNLSTTTGENGDDLIRVLKELTAVQRKIADLQVELQGRKEDKNVAHLTHVSEMEKKIETLQRITTILKDVIQNKDRIIARLQQPYSLDCIPVEAEYQKQFSELLMRAASDYGALTASVTDFQWSQNFKEPPTVWGEMLRPIPVALASSTRFFEAMSAMRESIATLHALRVGHSSSLSTTPSNDPSQSTLGDTDCVTPPPWRTESSFDDLAVGSLRRQESEPQEDSEIEKGDSMSHKRLSWPPSVKHI